A region of Nitrospinota bacterium DNA encodes the following proteins:
- a CDS encoding DUF4124 domain-containing protein: protein MKQKVIAAGLAAALSFPTPALAQGIYKWVDEKGQAHYGDSQYSAPPKVKEKKEVVAPEKYVRPPLEEEAPVNEAPANGSAQNGEGVANGENGQAEEKAPEKDKGVEMVGELEIENTMTGLALLRATLKNNFKYPVDGLRLDLILFHVEARRAADLAIEFDGGKKKPDRLEAGETAVVEYEINLHPEEIAGYNYRIVWAYNERVPAPGEDETPEEGIYHKVVPRPRKQAGAPGQAIAPGTAPAQPVKAEEEKVERKRGSRREIQAEKKKMEEAAKKAAESQPAQ, encoded by the coding sequence ATGAAACAAAAGGTTATCGCCGCCGGGTTGGCGGCCGCGCTTAGTTTTCCCACTCCGGCCCTCGCCCAGGGTATCTACAAGTGGGTGGATGAGAAAGGCCAGGCCCATTACGGCGACAGCCAATACTCCGCCCCACCCAAGGTTAAAGAAAAAAAAGAAGTAGTAGCTCCAGAGAAATATGTGCGCCCTCCGCTGGAGGAGGAAGCCCCGGTTAATGAAGCGCCTGCAAATGGCTCCGCTCAAAACGGCGAGGGGGTGGCCAATGGGGAGAACGGGCAGGCCGAAGAAAAAGCGCCTGAAAAAGACAAGGGCGTGGAGATGGTGGGGGAACTGGAAATAGAAAACACCATGACCGGCCTTGCCCTGCTCCGGGCCACCCTGAAGAACAACTTCAAATATCCCGTGGATGGTTTGCGGCTGGACCTTATACTTTTCCATGTGGAAGCCCGAAGGGCGGCGGACCTGGCCATCGAATTTGACGGCGGGAAGAAAAAACCGGACCGGCTGGAGGCGGGTGAAACCGCCGTAGTTGAATATGAGATAAACCTGCATCCGGAAGAAATAGCCGGTTATAACTATCGCATCGTTTGGGCGTATAACGAGCGGGTTCCAGCCCCTGGTGAAGACGAAACGCCGGAAGAGGGTATTTACCACAAGGTTGTCCCCAGGCCGCGCAAACAGGCCGGGGCTCCGGGGCAGGCGATAGCTCCTGGAACCGCTCCAGCCCAACCGGTGAAAGCCGAAGAAGAAAAAGTGGAAAGAAAACGCGGATCCCGGCGGGAGATCCAGGCCGAAAAGAAAAAGATGGAGGAGGCCGCGAAAAAAGCCGCCGAATCCCAACCGGCCCAATAA
- a CDS encoding CBS domain-containing protein, whose translation MSDFSTLLAVKDLMKPEIVTASHNTSVEEAAKTLTEKAISSIVITDDNGHIAGILTETEIVRNVVAKSLNPAATKVSQAMNPDVQRINGDTSIFDARHKMVELNVKHLVVEIGGKPVGLISSTALLGS comes from the coding sequence ATGTCCGATTTTAGCACCCTTCTTGCCGTCAAAGACCTTATGAAACCGGAGATAGTGACGGCTTCCCATAACACAAGCGTTGAAGAAGCCGCAAAAACCCTGACGGAGAAGGCCATTTCCAGCATAGTCATCACCGACGATAACGGACACATAGCCGGCATCCTCACCGAAACGGAAATAGTGCGCAACGTGGTAGCGAAAAGTTTAAACCCCGCCGCCACCAAGGTAAGCCAGGCCATGAACCCCGATGTCCAGCGAATCAATGGCGACACTTCCATTTTCGACGCGCGCCACAAAATGGTGGAGCTGAACGTGAAGCATCTGGTGGTGGAGATTGGGGGCAAACCAGTGGGGCTTATTTCCTCTACCGCCCTGCTGGGTTCATAG
- a CDS encoding indole-3-glycerol-phosphate synthase — protein MTGVHPILNSILAHKREELRFGKAMVSEEELLFAAERKGQKPRSLYSVLTAPGGKVRIIAEIKRSSPSAMIKPTGFDPARIAQAYETAGACAISVLTDARFFCGAPVYVPMAREAVSLPVLRKDFILDRWQLAETAALGADAVLLMVANFQDVSAFESLYHRALELNLEPLVEIHSEKEWERISHLKPRLVGVNNRDFMSPTLAVDSGTALRIAPLLPDDVAVVSESGISSPEQIRRAMEAGVDGFLIGSHFMKQENPGKALHELISQAG, from the coding sequence TGTCTGAAGAAGAACTGCTTTTCGCGGCGGAGCGGAAGGGGCAAAAGCCGCGTTCGCTTTACTCCGTGTTAACAGCGCCAGGCGGTAAGGTAAGGATAATAGCCGAGATAAAACGTAGCTCTCCTTCGGCCATGATAAAACCCACGGGCTTCGACCCGGCGCGGATTGCCCAGGCGTATGAGACAGCGGGCGCGTGCGCCATTTCGGTGCTTACGGATGCCCGGTTTTTCTGCGGCGCTCCTGTTTATGTGCCCATGGCGCGGGAGGCGGTTAGCCTTCCGGTATTGCGGAAGGATTTTATCCTGGACCGGTGGCAGTTGGCGGAAACAGCCGCCCTGGGAGCGGACGCGGTTCTGCTTATGGTGGCGAATTTCCAGGATGTGTCGGCTTTCGAGTCGTTATATCACCGGGCGCTGGAGCTCAACCTTGAGCCATTGGTGGAGATACATTCCGAAAAAGAGTGGGAACGCATATCCCATCTGAAACCCAGGCTGGTCGGGGTGAATAACCGCGATTTCATGTCGCCAACGCTGGCGGTGGATTCCGGCACGGCGTTGCGGATAGCGCCGTTATTGCCGGACGACGTGGCCGTGGTGAGCGAGAGCGGCATTTCCTCGCCGGAGCAGATACGGCGCGCCATGGAAGCCGGGGTGGACGGTTTCCTGATAGGATCCCATTTCATGAAACAGGAAAACCCCGGCAAGGCCCTGCATGAACTGATAAGCCAGGCCGGGTAA